One genomic region from Populus nigra chromosome 8, ddPopNigr1.1, whole genome shotgun sequence encodes:
- the LOC133701648 gene encoding UPF0481 protein At3g47200-like encodes MLKAMEDHKRMYLQEFIARSGVSVQDFIELIKEKETRLRNCYAETIAFSSENFIKMILMDAAFVIMLLLKWTYTDFRGSRDSIFYPPYKSVDVRVDICLLENQLPFFILDELSRLSTIIGNSPKATLIELTHWFFSCESGPWAVWENLGSIEISEVKHLVDFLTIYHRPTEQQPIEELEVLTAPSVKDLHQAGVEFVLSSSKNLLDIKFDRNKGRLEIPRLKLDGRTEIIIRNMQAFEQCHGVKHGYVGDYICLMGFFASASKDVEILVENRIIENWLSSNEEVVQLFHNLQKENLVWPDGFLFEGLIKDLNAFCERPWNNWKATLKQNYFNTPWAAISVSGAVIVLILTAIQSVCSILQVV; translated from the coding sequence ATGCTAAAAGCCATGGAAGACCACAAAAGAATGTACCTGCAAGAATTCATTGCCCGGAGCGGGGTAAGCGTGCAggattttattgaattgatcAAGGAGAAGGAAACAAGATTGCGTAATTGCTATGCGGAAACCATCGCGTTTAGTAGCGAAAACttcataaaaatgatattaatggaTGCTGCCTTCGTCATTATGTTATTGCTGAAGTGGACTTACACAGACTTCAGAGGAAGCAGAGACAGCATTTTCTATCCTCCATACAAGAGTGTAGATGTAAGGGTTGATATCTGTTTGCTTGAAAATCAGCTCCCGTTCTTCATCCTCGACGAGTTGTCTAGACTATCCACTATAATCGGCAATTCTCCAAAAGCTACTCTGATTGAGCTTACTCATTGGTTCTTTTCATGTGAATCGGGTCCATGGGCAGTATGGGAAAATTTGGGGAGTATAGAAATCTCCGAAGTGAAACATTTGGTTGACTTTCTTACAATTTATCATCGGCCAACTGAACAGCAACCGATTGAGGAACTTGAGGTTCTAACCGCACCCAGTGTAAAGGATCTCCACCAAGCAGGTGTCGAGTTTGTGCTGAGCTCAAGCAAAAATCTTCTTGACATAAAATTCGATAGAAATAAAGGGAGACTAGAAATTCCACGATTAAAGTTAGATGGCAGAACAGAAATCATAATCAGGAATATGCAAGCCTTTGAGCAGTGCCATGGCGTGAAACATGGTTATGTTGGTGACTATATCTGTTTGATGGGTTTCTTTGCCAGTGCCAGTAAGGATGTGGAAATACTTGTTGAAAATCGTATTATAGAAAACTGGCTATCATCTAATGAGGAAGTTGTACAACTCTTTCACAATCTCCAGAAAGAGAATTTAGTGTGGCCAGATGGTTTTCTCTTTGAAGGTCTCATTAAAGATCTGAATGCATTCTGCGAAAGGCCATGGAACAACTGGAAGGCGACTTTAAagcaaaattatttcaataccCCATGGGCAGCAATCTCTGTCTCAGGAGCTGTTATTGTTCTCATTCTGACTGCCATACAATCCGTCTGCTCGATACTTCAAGTCGTTTAG
- the LOC133701651 gene encoding histone H3.2: MARTKQTARKSTGGKAPRKQLATKAARKSAPATGGVKKPHRFRPGTVALREIRKYQKSTELLIRKLPFQRLVREIAQDFKTDLRFQSSAVAALQEAAEAYLVGLFEDTNLCAIHAKRVTIMPKDIQLARRIRGERA; this comes from the coding sequence ATGGCTCGGACAAAGCAAACAGCAAGAAAATCCACCGGAGGAAAAGCCCCAAGGAAGCAGCTAGCCACCAAGGCAGCCAGGAAGTCAGCTCCAGCTACCGGAGGAGTGAAGAAGCCCCACCGTTTCAGGCCAGGAACAGTGGCGCTGAGAGAAATCAGGAAGTACCAGAAGAGCACGGAGCTGTTGATAAGGAAACTGCCATTTCAAAGGCTGGTGAGGGAAATTGCCCAAGATTTCAAGACAGACTTGAGGTTCCAAAGCAGTGCCGTAGCAGCCCTTCAAGAGGCAGCAGAGGCATACCTTGTCGGGTTGTTTGAGGATACAAACTTGTGTGCTATTCATGCTAAGAGGGTCACCATTATGCCTAAAGATATCCAGTTAGCCCGTAGGATTAGAGGAGAGAGGGCTTAG
- the LOC133701342 gene encoding UPF0481 protein At3g47200-like isoform X2, with product MESGIDRLIQSVKEELEISYAFSNTCCIYKVPERLRELNEKAYTPRLVSIGPIHHCNDKLQAMEDHKRMYLQEFIARTKYNCRKSTEFRGSRDSIFYPPYKWFDVRVDICLLENQLPFFILEELCGLSTILGNSPKPTLIELTHRFLSNEWGSWAVGEYWGKIDFSKVKHLVDFLTIYHRPTEQQQHEELEVLTAPSVKELHQAGVEFVLSSSKNLLDIKFDRNKGRLEFPRLQLEDGTEIIIRNMQAFEQCHGLEYSYVGDYICLMGLFLGASKDVEILVENRIIDNWLLSKEEVVKLFHSLNIENLVSPDGFFFEGLIKDLNAFCERPWNKWKANLKQNYFNTSWAAISVSGAVILLILTVIQSVCSVLQVV from the exons ATGGAATCTGGTATTGATAGATTAATCCAATCCGTGAAGGAAGAGCTGGAAATCTCATATGCTTTCTCCAACACATGTTGTATATATAAAGTTCCTGAGCGATTACGCGAGCTGAACGAAAAGGCCTACACACCTCGATTAGTCTCCATAGGCCCAATTCACCATTGTAACGACAAGCTACAAGCCATGGAAGACCACAAAAGAATGTACCTGCAAGAATTCATTGCCCGGACCAAG TACAATTGCAGGAAGTCCACAGAATTCAGAGGTAGCAGAGACAGCATTTTCTATCCTCCATACAAGTGGTTTGATGTAAGGGTTGATATCTGTTTGCTTGAAAATCAGCTCCCGTTCTTCATCCTCGAGGAGTTGTGTGGACTATCCACTATACTCGGCAATTCTCCGAAACCTACACTGATTGAGCTTACTCATCGGTTCTTGTCAAATGAATGGGGTTCATGGGCAGTAGGGGAATATTGGGGGAAAATAGATTTCTCCAAAGTGAAACATTTGGTTGACTTTCTTACAATTTATCATCGGCCAACTGAACAGCAACAGCATGAGGAACTTGAGGTTCTAACCGCACCCAGTGTAAAGGAGCTCCACCAAGCAGGGGTCGAGTTTGTGCTGAGCTCAAGCAAAAATCTTCTTGACATAAAATTCGATAGAAATAAAGGGAGACTAGAATTTCCACGATTACAGTTAGAAGACGGAACAGAAATCATAATCAGGAATATGCAAGCCTTTGAGCAGTGCCATGGCCTGGAATATAGTTATGTTGGTGACTATATCTGTTTGATGGGTCTCTTTCTCGGTGCCAGTAAGGATGTGGAAATACTTGTTGAAAATCGTATTATAGATAATTGGCTATTATCTAAAGAGGAAGTGGTGAAACTCTTTCACAGTCTCAACATAGAAAATTTAGTGTCGCCAgatggttttttctttgaaggTCTCATTAAAGATCTGAATGCATTCTGCGAAAGGCCATGGAACAAGTGGAAGGcaaatttaaagcaaaattatttcaataccTCATGGGCAGCAATCTCTGTCTCAGGAGCTGTTATTCTTCTCATTCTGACTGTCATACAATCCGTCTGCTCTGTACTTCAAGTAGTTTAG
- the LOC133701342 gene encoding UPF0481 protein At3g47200-like isoform X1: MESGIDRLIQSVKEELEISYAFSNTCCIYKVPERLRELNEKAYTPRLVSIGPIHHCNDKLQAMEDHKRMYLQEFIARTKVSVEGFIELIKEKETRLRNCYEETNWFSSENFIKMILMDAAFVIMFLLKYNCRKSTEFRGSRDSIFYPPYKWFDVRVDICLLENQLPFFILEELCGLSTILGNSPKPTLIELTHRFLSNEWGSWAVGEYWGKIDFSKVKHLVDFLTIYHRPTEQQQHEELEVLTAPSVKELHQAGVEFVLSSSKNLLDIKFDRNKGRLEFPRLQLEDGTEIIIRNMQAFEQCHGLEYSYVGDYICLMGLFLGASKDVEILVENRIIDNWLLSKEEVVKLFHSLNIENLVSPDGFFFEGLIKDLNAFCERPWNKWKANLKQNYFNTSWAAISVSGAVILLILTVIQSVCSVLQVV, from the coding sequence ATGGAATCTGGTATTGATAGATTAATCCAATCCGTGAAGGAAGAGCTGGAAATCTCATATGCTTTCTCCAACACATGTTGTATATATAAAGTTCCTGAGCGATTACGCGAGCTGAACGAAAAGGCCTACACACCTCGATTAGTCTCCATAGGCCCAATTCACCATTGTAACGACAAGCTACAAGCCATGGAAGACCACAAAAGAATGTACCTGCAAGAATTCATTGCCCGGACCAAGGTAAGTGTGGAGGGTTTTATTGAATTGATCAAGGAGAAGGAAACAAGATTGCGTAATTGCTATGAGGAAACCAATTGGTTTAGTAGCGAAAACttcataaaaatgatattaatggaTGCTGCCTTCGTCATTATGTTTTTGCTGAAGTACAATTGCAGGAAGTCCACAGAATTCAGAGGTAGCAGAGACAGCATTTTCTATCCTCCATACAAGTGGTTTGATGTAAGGGTTGATATCTGTTTGCTTGAAAATCAGCTCCCGTTCTTCATCCTCGAGGAGTTGTGTGGACTATCCACTATACTCGGCAATTCTCCGAAACCTACACTGATTGAGCTTACTCATCGGTTCTTGTCAAATGAATGGGGTTCATGGGCAGTAGGGGAATATTGGGGGAAAATAGATTTCTCCAAAGTGAAACATTTGGTTGACTTTCTTACAATTTATCATCGGCCAACTGAACAGCAACAGCATGAGGAACTTGAGGTTCTAACCGCACCCAGTGTAAAGGAGCTCCACCAAGCAGGGGTCGAGTTTGTGCTGAGCTCAAGCAAAAATCTTCTTGACATAAAATTCGATAGAAATAAAGGGAGACTAGAATTTCCACGATTACAGTTAGAAGACGGAACAGAAATCATAATCAGGAATATGCAAGCCTTTGAGCAGTGCCATGGCCTGGAATATAGTTATGTTGGTGACTATATCTGTTTGATGGGTCTCTTTCTCGGTGCCAGTAAGGATGTGGAAATACTTGTTGAAAATCGTATTATAGATAATTGGCTATTATCTAAAGAGGAAGTGGTGAAACTCTTTCACAGTCTCAACATAGAAAATTTAGTGTCGCCAgatggttttttctttgaaggTCTCATTAAAGATCTGAATGCATTCTGCGAAAGGCCATGGAACAAGTGGAAGGcaaatttaaagcaaaattatttcaataccTCATGGGCAGCAATCTCTGTCTCAGGAGCTGTTATTCTTCTCATTCTGACTGTCATACAATCCGTCTGCTCTGTACTTCAAGTAGTTTAG
- the LOC133700660 gene encoding histone H3.2: MARTKQTARKSTGGKAPRKQLATKAARKSAPATGGVKKPHRFRPGTVALREIRKYQKSTELLIRKLPFQRLVREIAQDFKTDLRFQSSAVAALQEAAEAYLVGLFEDTNLCAIHAKRVTIMPKDIQLARRIRGERA, translated from the coding sequence ATGGCTCGCACGAAGCAAACAGCGAGAAAGTCCACTGGAGGGAAAGCTCCAAGGAAGCAACTAGCCACGAAGGCAGCCAGGAAGTCAGCTCCAGCCACCGGAGGAGTGAAGAAGCCCCACCGTTTCAGGCCAGGAACAGTGGCTTTGAGAGAGATCAGGAAGTACCAGAAGAGCACTGAGCTGTTGATAAGGAAGCTTCCATTTCAAAGGCTGGTGAGGGAAATAGCCCAAGATTTCAAGACGGATTTGAGGTTCCAAAGCAGCGCAGTGGCTGCCCTTCAGGAGGCGGCAGAGGCGTATCTTGTTGGGTTGTTTGAGGATACCAACTTGTGTGCTATTCATGCTAAGAGGGTAACCATTATGCCTAAGGATATCCAATTGGCCCGAAGGATTAGAGGAGAGAGGGCTTAA